From Pandoraea norimbergensis, the proteins below share one genomic window:
- a CDS encoding DMT family transporter, with the protein MAPQLSSSSGYWKGIASCLVATVLIGAMFPVMTDALRYTDPFTFTSLRYLIAGAAFALLLLHREGVAAFRANGESLPLAWLLGSVGFCGFGSFVFLGQQLSGDEGALNASVMMATQPMMGLVVNALLRRSMPPLPSLLFVVASFTGVALVITRGDWHAALLAPQHFAASGLILLGALCWVVYTFGSAHFTRWSALKYTALTTWLGLTTIVGVNVVLIFAHVIAAPTLTSLGAVVPHLIYMGPIAGFVAILCWISGNRTLGPMNGVLFMDVVPVTAFAVSAMTGTVPNGAQIAGVAVTASALVLNNMYLRQLARRAQVAAPA; encoded by the coding sequence ATGGCACCCCAACTTTCTTCGTCATCCGGATACTGGAAAGGCATCGCGTCATGCCTCGTTGCGACGGTGCTGATCGGCGCCATGTTCCCCGTCATGACCGATGCGCTCCGGTACACCGACCCGTTCACATTCACGTCGCTGCGCTACCTGATCGCGGGTGCAGCATTCGCCCTCTTGTTGCTGCATCGAGAAGGCGTGGCCGCGTTTCGTGCCAATGGCGAGTCGTTGCCACTGGCGTGGCTGCTAGGGTCCGTCGGCTTCTGCGGCTTCGGTTCGTTTGTCTTCCTCGGCCAGCAATTGAGTGGCGATGAAGGCGCGCTCAACGCGTCCGTCATGATGGCGACACAGCCGATGATGGGTCTGGTGGTCAATGCCCTGCTGCGGCGGTCAATGCCGCCGTTGCCCTCACTGCTGTTTGTGGTGGCGTCATTTACCGGTGTGGCACTGGTCATCACGCGTGGGGATTGGCATGCCGCATTGCTTGCGCCGCAGCACTTCGCCGCCAGCGGTCTGATCTTGCTGGGCGCCCTCTGCTGGGTCGTGTACACGTTCGGTTCGGCCCATTTCACCCGTTGGTCGGCGCTCAAATACACGGCGCTGACGACATGGCTTGGGTTGACGACGATTGTCGGCGTGAACGTGGTCTTGATTTTTGCGCACGTCATCGCGGCGCCTACCCTGACGTCGCTCGGCGCGGTCGTGCCGCATCTGATTTACATGGGGCCAATTGCGGGCTTTGTCGCAATCCTTTGCTGGATCTCCGGCAACCGGACGCTCGGGCCGATGAACGGGGTACTGTTCATGGATGTGGTGCCGGTGACGGCCTTCGCCGTCTCGGCAATGACAGGCACGGTGCCGAATGGCGCGCAGATCGCCGGAGTAGCGGTGACGGCGTCCGCGCTGGTGCTGAACAACATGTATCTGCGGCAGTTGGCGCGACGCGCGCAGGTCGCTGCTCCCGCCTGA
- a CDS encoding TetR/AcrR family transcriptional regulator — translation MTTATPRSQKPRVAERGRPREFDIDQAVEAAARVFWEHGYHATPVDALCDATGVFRGSLYRTFGDKHGLLVAAFEQYAEGAVARLKERLAADLPPEMALREALLHYTRVNVNLADRHGCFITNTALELLPDDRVLRPYVESALQRIATQFSLAIARGQQAGQFDRALDAEDVGRFLLCMVQGIRVLGKTDMDEAALGSIVDMGLRALR, via the coding sequence ATGACGACTGCTACACCCCGTTCGCAAAAGCCGCGCGTCGCCGAGCGTGGGCGACCACGAGAGTTCGATATCGATCAAGCCGTCGAGGCAGCGGCACGTGTGTTCTGGGAGCATGGCTACCACGCCACCCCCGTGGATGCGCTGTGCGACGCGACGGGCGTCTTCCGGGGCAGCCTTTACCGGACGTTTGGCGACAAGCACGGCTTGCTGGTGGCGGCGTTCGAGCAATATGCAGAAGGCGCCGTTGCGCGACTGAAAGAACGGCTGGCGGCTGACTTACCACCGGAGATGGCCCTGCGCGAAGCACTGCTGCACTACACGCGCGTAAACGTGAACCTTGCCGACCGGCACGGGTGCTTCATTACCAATACCGCGCTCGAACTCCTGCCCGACGATCGGGTGCTGCGCCCCTATGTGGAATCCGCATTACAACGTATCGCGACCCAGTTCAGCCTTGCCATTGCACGGGGCCAGCAAGCCGGCCAATTCGATCGCGCACTGGATGCCGAAGACGTCGGCCGCTTTTTGCTGTGCATGGTGCAAGGCATCCGTGTGCTCGGCAAAACCGACATGGACGAGGCCGCCCTCGGCTCGATCGTCGATATGGGGTTGCGTGCCCTGCGATGA
- a CDS encoding class I SAM-dependent methyltransferase — protein sequence MDLKELDILGDGVADHWYYRAKAHALTTLLGAPAGEVLDIGAGSGFFSRHLLATGLAQRACCVDPFYANDYEETVAGKPILFRRSIGQSNADVVLLMDVLEHVDDDVGLLRQYVARVRSGTRFVISVPAFQSLWSSHDVFLEHRRRYRLPQIEQVATEAGLVVTTGCYGFITLFPVAAATRFVARMATANGAPARSQLKRHSPSMNATLYALCRWEHPWMVHNRAFGLSAFCLAVKP from the coding sequence TTGGATCTCAAAGAACTGGACATTCTCGGCGACGGCGTCGCCGATCATTGGTACTACCGCGCCAAGGCGCATGCGCTGACGACGTTGCTCGGGGCACCGGCGGGTGAGGTGCTGGACATTGGCGCGGGCTCCGGTTTCTTTTCTCGTCACCTGCTGGCAACCGGACTCGCGCAGCGCGCCTGCTGCGTCGATCCTTTTTACGCGAACGACTACGAGGAAACGGTCGCTGGCAAACCGATTCTGTTCCGGCGCAGCATCGGGCAATCGAATGCCGATGTCGTCCTATTGATGGATGTGCTTGAGCACGTCGACGACGATGTCGGCCTGCTGCGTCAATATGTGGCGCGTGTGCGTTCGGGGACTCGCTTCGTCATCTCGGTTCCGGCGTTTCAAAGCTTGTGGAGTTCGCACGATGTTTTTCTCGAGCATCGTCGCCGCTACCGATTGCCTCAGATCGAACAGGTCGCCACCGAGGCGGGTCTCGTCGTCACGACGGGATGCTACGGATTCATCACCTTGTTTCCTGTCGCCGCTGCGACGCGCTTTGTGGCCCGCATGGCCACCGCAAACGGAGCGCCAGCGCGCTCGCAGCTCAAGCGCCATTCGCCCTCAATGAACGCCACGTTGTACGCGCTGTGCCGTTGGGAACACCCGTGGATGGTGCACAACCGCGCGTTCGGTTTATCGGCGTTTTGTCTTGCCGTGAAGCCGTAG
- a CDS encoding ParD-like family protein: protein MGIVKISEQMHEALRNTSGALSRSINAQAEHWLRVGMLAELNPTLSYGEICRRLIESDGASAASVASATLPASAVSPVTGAPVTAFNKVA from the coding sequence ATGGGTATCGTCAAGATATCGGAGCAAATGCATGAGGCGCTGCGCAATACCAGCGGCGCGCTCAGCCGCTCGATCAATGCGCAGGCGGAACATTGGCTGCGTGTCGGCATGCTCGCCGAACTGAACCCGACCCTGAGTTACGGCGAAATTTGCCGCCGTCTCATCGAATCCGACGGCGCGTCTGCGGCATCGGTGGCCTCGGCCACGCTGCCAGCGAGTGCTGTATCTCCAGTAACCGGTGCACCTGTCACCGCATTCAACAAGGTGGCGTAA
- the map gene encoding type I methionyl aminopeptidase, which translates to MVREHVVIRSKEEVALSRRAGQLAAQVLDMIGEHVKPGVTTDELDRICHDFIVHELKAVPANIGYHGYPKTVCTSVNHVVCHGIPGEKRLHDGDIVNIDVALIKDGWFGDTSRMYYAGKPGILAKRLVDTTYEAMVAGIRAVRPGATLGDVGYAIQTVAHREGFSIVRDYCGHGIGTTYHDDPQVLHYGRPGTGLTLKPGMIFTIEPMVNAGKSDTKQLGDGWTVVTRDRSLSAQWEHMVAVTETGFEVLTQWPDGLGEYERFGALSASPATANAA; encoded by the coding sequence ATGGTGCGCGAACACGTTGTCATCCGCTCGAAAGAAGAAGTTGCCCTCTCACGCCGTGCCGGTCAGTTGGCCGCACAAGTGCTCGACATGATTGGCGAACACGTCAAACCCGGTGTCACGACCGATGAGCTTGACCGCATTTGCCACGATTTCATCGTGCATGAGCTGAAGGCCGTGCCGGCCAACATCGGCTATCACGGGTATCCGAAGACGGTCTGCACGTCGGTCAATCACGTGGTCTGCCACGGCATTCCCGGTGAAAAGCGACTGCATGACGGCGACATCGTCAACATTGACGTGGCGCTGATCAAGGACGGCTGGTTCGGGGACACGAGCCGCATGTACTACGCGGGCAAGCCGGGCATTCTGGCCAAGCGGCTGGTCGACACCACGTATGAGGCGATGGTCGCGGGCATTCGTGCCGTTCGCCCGGGCGCTACGCTCGGTGACGTGGGCTATGCGATTCAGACCGTCGCGCATCGCGAAGGCTTCAGCATCGTGCGCGACTATTGCGGCCACGGCATCGGCACGACGTACCACGACGATCCGCAGGTGCTTCACTATGGCCGCCCCGGCACCGGGCTGACGCTCAAGCCGGGCATGATCTTCACGATCGAGCCGATGGTCAACGCAGGCAAGTCCGACACCAAGCAGTTGGGTGACGGCTGGACGGTGGTCACGCGTGATCGCTCGCTTTCCGCCCAGTGGGAACACATGGTGGCCGTGACCGAGACCGGTTTCGAAGTGCTCACGCAGTGGCCCGACGGGCTTGGCGAATACGAGCGCTTCGGTGCGCTCAGCGCCAGCCCGGCCACGGCAAACGCCGCCTGA
- a CDS encoding HPP family protein, with product MTQRDVRQWLTGFLPAVVAVQWRERLRAGVGALCGIAFTGGLMLWLLGPATYIPWLVAPMGASAVLLFGVPASPLAQPWSILGGNLVSAFVGVTCAMFIPSPVVAAATAVGISIALMFTLRCVHPPSGAVALTAVLGGPAVHSLGYGFLLEPIAVQSVALLAAAIAYHAITGHRYPHVARAQAAARPATDATAGVQVTTADAEKALARHSELLSISADDLADLLRDTQREAYARRARELTVGDVMTKSPAHVKAYDEVPTAWRLLQRHGLDALPVVDADARVIGLVTRHDLHTRRARAQRWPRFGVALSAGPRPSVRELIQPGMKSATTSMPLSEIVPLLATQRHGTVPVLDEAARLVGVITHAEVLRKVMSA from the coding sequence ATGACGCAACGTGATGTAAGGCAGTGGTTGACCGGTTTTCTGCCCGCCGTGGTGGCGGTGCAATGGCGTGAGCGGTTACGCGCCGGGGTGGGTGCCCTGTGTGGCATCGCCTTTACTGGCGGCCTGATGCTATGGCTGCTTGGCCCCGCGACCTATATTCCGTGGCTGGTCGCGCCGATGGGTGCCTCCGCAGTCCTGTTGTTCGGCGTTCCTGCCAGTCCCCTCGCACAGCCGTGGTCGATCCTCGGCGGCAATCTCGTTTCGGCGTTCGTCGGTGTGACGTGCGCTATGTTCATCCCGTCGCCTGTGGTGGCAGCGGCGACCGCCGTTGGTATCTCGATTGCGCTGATGTTTACGCTGCGTTGCGTGCATCCGCCTTCAGGCGCAGTGGCGCTGACAGCCGTCCTCGGCGGCCCCGCCGTGCACTCCCTCGGTTACGGCTTCCTGCTTGAGCCGATTGCAGTGCAGTCCGTGGCCTTGCTGGCTGCGGCCATCGCTTATCACGCGATTACGGGCCATCGGTATCCGCATGTGGCCCGCGCTCAGGCGGCAGCACGTCCGGCCACCGACGCTACGGCCGGCGTTCAGGTCACCACGGCCGATGCCGAAAAGGCGCTCGCCCGCCACAGCGAACTGCTCTCGATTTCCGCCGACGATCTGGCGGACCTGCTGCGCGATACGCAGCGCGAAGCCTATGCCCGGCGGGCGCGTGAACTGACCGTTGGCGACGTGATGACGAAGTCCCCCGCCCATGTGAAGGCTTACGACGAGGTGCCCACGGCTTGGCGCCTGTTGCAGCGTCACGGTCTCGACGCCCTGCCTGTTGTGGATGCCGACGCCCGGGTTATCGGTCTGGTCACGCGTCACGATCTGCATACCCGGCGTGCCCGCGCGCAACGCTGGCCCCGTTTTGGCGTGGCCTTGAGCGCGGGTCCGCGTCCGTCCGTGCGCGAACTGATTCAGCCCGGCATGAAGTCGGCCACCACCAGCATGCCGCTCTCAGAAATCGTGCCGCTGCTTGCCACGCAGCGCCACGGCACGGTGCCGGTGCTCGACGAGGCGGCCCGGCTCGTCGGCGTCATCACGCACGCCGAAGTGCTGCGCAAGGTCATGTCGGCTTGA